The genomic window ACCGTCTTTAACTTCCCTTCAGAGTTTGAAAGTTGTGAATTTGACAAACAATGATCTTCAAGGTTCACCTCCTAAGTTTCAAGATGGCGTTCAGGTTGATATGGATTTGATTAGAGGGACTAATAGCTTTTGCACCAAGGTTGTTGGTCAACCATGTAGTCCACTTGTTAATGCTTTGCTTTCTGTTGCTGAAGCTTTTGGTTATCCTTTTAAACTTGCTGAAAGTTGGCAAGGTAATAGCCCTTGTAATGGCACTAATTGGGAAGGGATTCCTTGTTCTTCTGGTGGTAACATTAGCACTATCGACTTTCGAAACAAAGGTTTTTCTGGCAGTATATCTCCTAGTTTTGCAAGTCTTACTTCTGTGACGAAGTTGCTTCTTGCTAACAATAATCTCACAGGTACCATACCTAAGGAACTTGCTAGTATGCCGGCTCTGAAAGAGCTAGATGTTTCCAATAATTCGTTATATGGTCAGATACCTTCGTTTCGTGCAGGTGTGATTGTTAACACCAATGGGAATCCTGATATCGGAAAGGATAAACCTCACGGGTCTCCCGGCTCTAGTTCTGGAGGGGAACATAAGAAGAAACTTGCTGTTGGAACTATTATTGGTGTTGTTATTGGGATTGTTGGCTTACTTGGTGTAGGGGTTTTGGTATTTGTTATTTATCGTAGAAGACATAATAAGCATGATGGCAAAGATCAAACACCAAATGCAATAGTCGTACATCCTCGTCATTCTAGAGATGGAAATGCTGTGAAGATAAGTGTTGCAGCATCTGGAAGTGCTGGTGCTGGCATTGCAGGAGGAACCAGTGGATTTAGTCCACCGAGCAGTGTTCAAAATGTGGAAGCTGGTAATATGGTCATTTCAATTCAAGTTTTGAGAGAAGTTACAAACAATTTTAGCGATGAGAACATATTGGGGAAGGGAGGTTTTGGCACTGTATACAAAGGAGAATTGGACGATGGAACAAAGATTGCGGTTAAAAGGATGCAATCTGAAATGGTTGGTGGCCAAGGGTTGGATGAGTTCAAATCTGAAATTGCGGTGCTTACTAAAGTTCGACACAGGCATTTGGTTGCACTCCACGGCTATTGCTTGGAGGACAATGAGAAACTTCTTGTTTATGAATACATGCCTCAGGGGACACTTAGTCAACATCTGTTTGACTGGGAAGATGACGGCTCAAAACCGCTTGAATGGAAGAGACGGCTCTCTATTGCCTTGGATGTTGCTAGAGGTGTTGAATATCTTCATGGTTTGGCACATCAAATTTTCATCCACAGGGATCTGAAACCATCAAATATCTTGCTTGGGGATGATATGCGCGCTAAAGTATCCGACTTTGGATTGGTTCGACTTGCTCCAGAAGGACAAGCCTCATTCCAGACTAGACTTGCCGGAACTTTTGGATATCTAGCACCAGAGTATGCAGGTAGGTAGTCATATGTTAGTTATATTTTGGCAATTTTTGTTGCATGCCATTGTTTTTTGTTGCATATATCTTGGTTCCTACTTGAGTGTCAGCTGAACTGGAGACGGTGATTTCATAGATAGTATACAATTACAAACACAAACAAATTTATTCATTCcataaaaatctctaaaatagCATTTAAATTTTATACAATGTTGAATAACTTTTCGTAACAATACTTTTATCATCTTTGTCCAATTTACACGCCTTGAAATGTTTCCTCGACGTCGCTGATTGATATAGTTTTTAGTTGATTAGAAAGAATATTTTGTACTACCATATGATAAAAATGCAAATATGATTCATATAGTTCATGTAATGCCCTGTCTCAATGCATATCAATTGACATTCTAGCATACTGTTAATTCTTTTCCTTGTTGAATTCTCTAACTCATTAAAATGGTATTATGTGGAACAGTAACTGGACGAGTCACCACAAAGGTTGACATATACAGCTACGGCGTGATTCTTATGGAGATGATAACCGGAAGAAGAGCAATTGAGAACAGCCAACCAGAGGAGAACATCCACCTTGTTGCATGGTTCCGCAGGATGCTATTGAACAAAGACTCGTTCAATAAGGTCGTTGATCCAGCACTGAATATCAATGAGGAAGGCTTGAAGAGTTTCTGGACTATTGCAGAATTGGCCAGCCAGTGTTGTGCAAGAGAGCCTCATCATCGCCCCAACATGGGACACATTGTGAACATCCTAGCACCTCTTGTTGAAATTTGGAAGCCAGCTGAACCTGATGCTGATGACATGTATGGGATTGACTTCGATATGAGTTTGCCTCAAGCATTAAATAGGTGGCAGAATCTTGAAGAAATGAGCAAGACACTCGATATTTCGTATTCTTCATCGATGGTTGATAGTTGTGAGAATACACAGTCAAGTATACCGCCTCGGTCTCCTGGATTTGCTAATTCCTTTACATCTACTGATGCGCGATGATGATCAATACCGTTATATTTTATTCTAgcagaaaaaaaatttaggtgAGTTTTGGGTATTAGAACTAGGGCCAGCCAAGGTAGCCCTCGACTCAAGACTCAAAGAGCGCTACAGAGATTACCCACTAGAGATGTTCTCAACCTTCATTGGCAATACCATTATAtgttatttgttatattttcgTCGATTgtgattatatttatattttaattaattttaaattagtttgtgattttaattttttttattgtatctaatttttgtttaaagaCATTTATATCATGTTATACATATACATTTCTTTCCGATTTGGATCCTCAACAGCTAAGCTGGCTACCGCACTCATTTCCACGACAGTTACAACCATTTGATCAACTCAATGGCTCATATATATgatgagtaaaaaaaatgtatcaatTCTATTGTCATTGTGGGGTGTAAATCTGAGGCGATTGCGAAAGAGAGGGGCAGACAAACATAATTCTTGCTAGTTGGTGGAGAAATTTGATGTTGTTGCCCTTCACAAAGTTGTTTGCAGATTTATTTTAGTGTTGATCCTCTTCTCTGAGTTTTGATGAATAGCAGATTTTGTAATAGGATATcatattgaaattattgttcCCAATCCTCTTTAGACAAAGGCTATataaaaccaaaatcaatttaaaaaacgaatcgttagttggttcagtggtgattggcgctgaacttggtagagaAGATCCCGGTTCGATCCTACGCAACTGCGATCGCAATGGGGCTGCCAGAACTTTTCACCGAAcgagattaaactggtggtgaaagcaaaaaaaaaaaggctataAGATTCATTGatcatatgaaaaaaataaacatcatTTAGCTCTTTTATCTTCTTTTACGTCACTTTATTTCCAAGGATATTATTGAAAAGGGTTGAGTTCGAACTTCAAATTTGCTACTTGTCTAGACTTAAAGTGTGAATCTTGTCATTAATCTATTTGACAaaagaaaatgtaaacaaaGTAGTGACATAGttgttgtgttttatttttctttggattAAGCATTGCTTATATTTTCTCGAGTATGAAATTTGATCAATTCTTTCGCATATTTACAAGAGATTTGTAAGGTTGAGAGAAAACTGAATTTAGTGATATAATTGACATAGCCTCTTACTAGAGATATAGTGCATATGTCTTCGAATCTGTATATCATTAGTTGGGCATGTAATGATTCGAAACTAATCTGTCAatccaaatgaaaaaaaaaacaacacacCAAAATGGAAAAACCAGAATACCTTGCACAAGATGACGAACAAAACAACCACGCCACATTTAGGtgatgaaataaataaaaaaactcaaatacTTATTAAGGatattttagtaaaataaaaaagttgagAGGGTTAAGCTGCACCCCGTGATTGCAAGCTGGCTCCACCCTTGATGATGAAAGGTGGTTAAGCGTGTTTGGTACGGTGATGCGTCGCGACAATAAACCCCATCAACATGAAAGCTAGATTTTCcagcttttcatttttttttcataaccATTACTCATTAAGATTTAAGACGCGTGATTAGCTTTTCCACCGCCAAACCAAACACGCCGATAGTTCATCAGCACAATGACAAACAAGTTTGAACATCAGTCCCTGCATTTTACATGTTAACGCTCACGGAGAGACGGAAGAAATAATATAGTTAAATATAATTACAGTAGTTGATGATAATATTTACCTATAGTATTTTTagatttaactaaaaaaaataatagtaaaaagatataataataatttatttatttatttatattggaaatggaaaagaatcttaaaaacaaacaaagaacGCTACTACAGGACAGTACTACTACGTAATACCttgtactactactactactatcaTCAGTTTCTTCTTGTTTTCTATATTGTTCTTCCTTTTTCTCCGGCGTGTCAAATTCCAATTCATTCATTGCCATAAATGCAATTATCTTGTTTCTCTTTCACAATATTATTCTCCCTAAAATACATTCTCTTTTTCAGCACAATCCTTATCACAACCAACTATACAACTGTGCCGCGTTattaaccctttttttttttcttctcattcttGCAAAATATTCTCTTTTTTTCTATATTACACCACCATCTTcctcttgtaacaaaaaaaaaaaccatcttCCTCTGTTTTTTAAACTCTTAACAAACCCATtctcatcaacaacaaaaaaaaaaacctaaatttgAACAAAATCCTAGATGGGTTTTGGAGTTTCATACGTTGTTCATGTCCTTGTGTTGTTTTCTGTTATGTTTGTTTGTGCATGGTCACAATCACAAGATGATGGTGCTGTGATGCAAAAGCTGAAAACTGCAATATCAAAAAGTAATCTTAATTGGTCAGACGATGATTTTTGCAATTGGGAAAAAGTTCAGTGTAGTGGACGTAGGGTGACTTCAATTGAAATTCCACAGAATCACAATGTTGAAGGTTCTTTACCAAAAGAATTGGTGCAACTCACTGAGTTAACTGATTTTCGTTGCACTGGAAATGATTTATCTGGAGTTGTCCCTTACATGCCAAATTCCCTTCAGAATTTGTATATTGACAACAACACATTCACTTCCATGCCAAATGATTTCTTCAATAACCTGACTAATTTGATAGAGGTAGGAATTGGTTATAACCCTTTTCCTCAATGGCAAATTCCTTCTAGTCTTAAGAATTGTTTAGCCCTTAAGAAGTTTTCTGCTAATAATGCTAGTTTTGTTGGTCAAATTCCTGAATTCTTTGGAACAGTAACTTTTCCAAGTTTGACTGATTTATTGCTAGCTTACAATTCTCTTGATGGTAATTTGCCTAATAGTTTATCTGGTAGTTCTATACAGACCCTTTGGGTCAATGGTCAAAATAGTATTAATAAACTCAATGGTACACTTTCTGTTTTACAAAATATGACTTCATTGCAACAAATTTGGGTTCAAAGTAATAATTTTACTGGTCCTATACCTGATTTATCAAATCTTGATCAATTAGTTAGTGTTAGTTTTAGGGATAATCAGTTAACTGGTGTTGTTCCAGCCTCTTTAACTTCCCTTCAGAGTTTGAAAAATGTGGGACTGTCAAACAATAATCTTCAAGGGTCACGTCCTAAGTTTAGTGATGGTGTTGAGGTTGACATGGGTTATGGGAATAACTTTTGCACTAAGAATGTTGGTGAACCATGTAGTCCACTTGTTAATGTTTTGCTTTCTGTTGTTGAACCTTTGGGTTATCCTCTCATACTTGCTCAAAGTTGGAAAAGTAATGACCCTTGTGATGGTTCTTGGTCCCCATACATTACTTGTTCTAACGGTAACATCACCACTATCAACTTTCAAAACAAGGGTTTTTCTGGTAGTATATCTCCTAGTTTTGCAAGTCTTACTTCTGTGACGAGGTTGCTTCTTGCTAAAAATAATCTCACCGGTACCATACCTAAGGAACTTGCTAGTATGCCGGCTCTGAAAGAGCTAGATGTTTCCAATAATAAGTTATATGGTCAGATACCTTCGTTTCGTGCAGGTGTGGTTGTTAACACCAATGGGAATCCTGATATCGGAAAGGATAAACCTCACGGGTCGCCCGACTCTAGTTCTGGAGGGgaagataagaagaaaaatggtGTTGGAGCTATTATTGGTGTTGTTATGGGGATTATTGGCTTACTGGTTGTAGGGGTTTCGGTATTTGTTATTTGTCGTAGAAGACATAATAAGCGCGATGGAAAAGTTCAAACTCCAAATGCAATAGTAGTACATCCTCATCATTCTGGAGATGGAAATGCTGTGAAGATAAGTGTTGCAGCATCTGGAATTGCTGGTGCCGGCATTGCAGGAGGAACCAGTGGATTTAGTCCATCGAGTAGTGTTCAAAATGTGGAAGCTGGTAATATGGTCATTTCAATTCAAGTTTTGAGAGAAGTTACGGATAATTTTAGCGAAAAGAACATATTGGGGAAGGGAGGTTTTGGCACTGTATACAAAGGAGAATTGGCCGATGGAACGAAGATCGCAGTTAAAAGGATGCAATCTGAAATGGTTGGTGACAAAGGGCTGAATGAGTTCAAATCTGAAATTGCGGTTCTTACTAAGGTTCGACACAGGCATTTGGTCGGACTTCTCGGCTATTGCTTGGAAGACAATGAGAAACTTCTTGTCTATGAATACATGCCTCAGGGGACTCTTAGTGAACATCTGTTTGACCGAAAAGATGACGGGTCAAAACCGCTTGACTGGAAAACAAGGCTCTCCATTGCCTTGGACGTTGCTAGAGGTGTTGAATACCTTCATGGTTTGGCTCAGCATAGTTTTATCCACAGGGATCTGAAACCGTCAAACATCTTGCTTGGTGATGATATGCGCGCTAAAGTATCCGACTTTGGATTGGTTCGACTTGCTCCTGAAGGACAAGCCTCATTCGAGACTAGACTGGCCGGAACTTTTGGATATCTAGCACCAGAGTATGCAGGTAGTtatttgttaattatattttggaaaattttCTTGCATACAACTGTGTTTTTTTGCATATGTTAATTACTTAGGTTCCTAGGTTAGTGTCTGCTGAACTTGAGACAGTGAACATAGTTATGCAGAAACAAAGTGTTTGTTTAAACTAGCGAAAATTATTAGAAGCGGAAAACAACTGAAATTTGATTAGTGGGTGACTGAGTgtgatatatgaaaaaaaatatgaacaaagtGATTTTTATGATTGTAAAGTAACACAAACAAATTTATGCATTGCATAAAAATATCAATAACATTCAATTTT from Trifolium pratense cultivar HEN17-A07 linkage group LG1, ARS_RC_1.1, whole genome shotgun sequence includes these protein-coding regions:
- the LOC123902949 gene encoding receptor protein kinase TMK1-like — encoded protein: MGFGVSYVVHVLVLFSVMFVCAWSQSQDDGAVMQKLKTAISKSNLNWSDDDFCNWEKVQCSGRRVTSIEIPQNHNVEGSLPKELVQLTELTDFRCTGNDLSGVVPYMPNSLQNLYIDNNTFTSMPNDFFNNLTNLIEVGIGYNPFPQWQIPSSLKNCLALKKFSANNASFVGQIPEFFGTVTFPSLTDLLLAYNSLDGNLPNSLSGSSIQTLWVNGQNSINKLNGTLSVLQNMTSLQQIWVQSNNFTGPIPDLSNLDQLVSVSFRDNQLTGVVPASLTSLQSLKNVGLSNNNLQGSRPKFSDGVEVDMGYGNNFCTKNVGEPCSPLVNVLLSVVEPLGYPLILAQSWKSNDPCDGSWSPYITCSNGNITTINFQNKGFSGSISPSFASLTSVTRLLLAKNNLTGTIPKELASMPALKELDVSNNKLYGQIPSFRAGVVVNTNGNPDIGKDKPHGSPDSSSGGEDKKKNGVGAIIGVVMGIIGLLVVGVSVFVICRRRHNKRDGKVQTPNAIVVHPHHSGDGNAVKISVAASGIAGAGIAGGTSGFSPSSSVQNVEAGNMVISIQVLREVTDNFSEKNILGKGGFGTVYKGELADGTKIAVKRMQSEMVGDKGLNEFKSEIAVLTKVRHRHLVGLLGYCLEDNEKLLVYEYMPQGTLSEHLFDRKDDGSKPLDWKTRLSIALDVARGVEYLHGLAQHSFIHRDLKPSNILLGDDMRAKVSDFGLVRLAPEGQASFETRLAGTFGYLAPEYAVTGRVTTKVDVYSYGVILMEIITGRRAIDNSQPEENMHLVTWFRRILLNKDSFGKVIDPAMDINEEGLESFRDIAGLASHCCAREPHQRPEMGQIVNVLAPLVEIWKPAELDDDDIYGIDLEMSLPQVLSKWKNLEGMSNTLDASSSMSANIENTQSSIPARSSYPFTSAEAR
- the LOC123902366 gene encoding receptor protein kinase TMK1-like — protein: MGFGVSYAVHVLVLFSVMFVCAWSQSQDDGDGAVMQKLKTALSKSNLDWSDPNFCNWKEVQCSGRRVTSIVIPGKLNIEGSLPQELAKLSELTTFDFRQNSLSGNVPYMPNSLQYLHINNNNFTSMPNDFFNNLTNLIEVGIDYNPFLQWKIPSSLKNCLALQKISAMKVNFVGEIPEFFGTFSSLIYLQLSFNSLEGNLPSSLSGSSIQFLWVNGQNSINKLNGTLSVLQNMTSLQQIWVHGNLFTGPIPDFSNLDQLYDVSLRDNKLTGVVPPSLTSLQSLKVVNLTNNDLQGSPPKFQDGVQVDMDLIRGTNSFCTKVVGQPCSPLVNALLSVAEAFGYPFKLAESWQGNSPCNGTNWEGIPCSSGGNISTIDFRNKGFSGSISPSFASLTSVTKLLLANNNLTGTIPKELASMPALKELDVSNNSLYGQIPSFRAGVIVNTNGNPDIGKDKPHGSPGSSSGGEHKKKLAVGTIIGVVIGIVGLLGVGVLVFVIYRRRHNKHDGKDQTPNAIVVHPRHSRDGNAVKISVAASGSAGAGIAGGTSGFSPPSSVQNVEAGNMVISIQVLREVTNNFSDENILGKGGFGTVYKGELDDGTKIAVKRMQSEMVGGQGLDEFKSEIAVLTKVRHRHLVALHGYCLEDNEKLLVYEYMPQGTLSQHLFDWEDDGSKPLEWKRRLSIALDVARGVEYLHGLAHQIFIHRDLKPSNILLGDDMRAKVSDFGLVRLAPEGQASFQTRLAGTFGYLAPEYAVTGRVTTKVDIYSYGVILMEMITGRRAIENSQPEENIHLVAWFRRMLLNKDSFNKVVDPALNINEEGLKSFWTIAELASQCCAREPHHRPNMGHIVNILAPLVEIWKPAEPDADDMYGIDFDMSLPQALNRWQNLEEMSKTLDISYSSSMVDSCENTQSSIPPRSPGFANSFTSTDAR